Proteins co-encoded in one Arthrobacter alpinus genomic window:
- a CDS encoding redox-sensing transcriptional repressor Rex has protein sequence MISAQSAEEPAVEPARRLPPATVSRLTLYLRTLNALLADGTDSVSSDALAESAGVGSANVRKDLSYLGSYGTRGVGYDVANLSRKIAQALGLTHEWRVAIVGAGNLGRALARYAGFESRGFDVVAVLDADQMVVGTEIGWLRVSDVENLEKVLESTRANMVVLALPAAVAQTVCDRVVSAGVRSILSFAPIALTVSEDVNLRKVDMATELQILAYHAQRQQVPGLEEDRPGA, from the coding sequence GTGATCTCAGCGCAGTCCGCGGAGGAACCGGCAGTTGAGCCGGCTCGACGGCTACCTCCTGCCACCGTGTCCAGGCTGACCCTGTACCTGCGCACCCTCAATGCCTTGTTGGCTGATGGCACCGATAGTGTTTCCTCGGATGCGCTGGCCGAATCCGCAGGCGTGGGATCCGCCAATGTTCGCAAGGATCTTTCCTACTTGGGGTCCTATGGAACCCGCGGCGTGGGCTACGACGTAGCCAATTTGAGCCGCAAAATTGCCCAAGCGCTCGGCTTGACCCACGAATGGCGCGTTGCGATCGTCGGTGCCGGTAACTTGGGCCGTGCCTTGGCCCGCTATGCCGGTTTTGAGTCTCGCGGCTTCGATGTGGTTGCTGTGCTGGATGCTGACCAAATGGTGGTGGGCACGGAAATTGGCTGGCTACGCGTCAGCGATGTTGAAAACCTTGAAAAGGTGCTTGAATCCACCCGCGCCAACATGGTTGTCCTGGCATTGCCAGCCGCCGTGGCCCAAACCGTCTGCGACAGGGTGGTCTCCGCTGGCGTGCGCAGCATCTTGAGTTTCGCTCCGATTGCCCTGACAGTCTCCGAGGACGTGAACTTGCGCAAAGTGGACATGGCCACGGAGTTGCAGATCCTTGCCTACCACGCGCAGCGGCAACAGGTGCCGGGGCTGGAAGAAGACCGCCCCGGCGCCTAG
- a CDS encoding glutaredoxin family protein: protein MESVAPDPTPSLSSPKVPLLQLVTRSGCHLCENAREVVSTVAGQLQLRWTELRLDDHPELTELYGEEIPVVLVNGIQRDFWHIDPIRLGTILSKSLTGD, encoded by the coding sequence ATGGAATCTGTTGCACCTGACCCCACGCCATCCCTTAGCTCTCCCAAAGTGCCGCTCTTGCAGCTGGTGACTCGATCGGGTTGCCATTTGTGCGAGAACGCCCGCGAGGTGGTATCCACCGTGGCGGGGCAGCTGCAGCTGCGGTGGACTGAGCTGCGCCTGGATGATCACCCCGAGCTGACGGAGCTCTACGGGGAAGAAATTCCTGTGGTTTTAGTCAACGGAATCCAACGCGATTTTTGGCATATTGATCCGATCCGTCTCGGCACCATCCTCAGTAAATCCCTGACAGGGGACTAA
- a CDS encoding HAD family hydrolase, with protein sequence MPDVTTNSAEATSSAAPHHGEAAFFDVDNTLMKGASLFHVARKMYQKRAFTLHDVAGFAWKQAKFILRGENMNDVHSVQDSAQKLAAGISTEFIRQLGEEVYDEMIVSKIWPGTKALTQEHLKSGRQVWLVTATPVEVAAVIASRLNLTGALGTVAESEDGIYTGHLVGEILHGAAKGRAIEALAVTEGLDLSRCWAYSDSYNDIPLLTAVGNPVAINPDAKLRKHARDNNWPIYDYRSGRRAATLGLKAATVAGGVYGLWKGISMVRKR encoded by the coding sequence ATGCCCGACGTGACTACCAACAGTGCCGAGGCCACCTCGAGCGCTGCACCACACCACGGCGAGGCAGCCTTCTTTGACGTGGACAACACCCTGATGAAGGGTGCCAGCCTGTTCCATGTGGCCCGCAAGATGTACCAAAAGCGCGCCTTCACGCTGCACGATGTTGCCGGATTCGCCTGGAAGCAGGCCAAATTCATCCTGCGCGGCGAGAACATGAATGACGTCCACTCTGTTCAGGATTCCGCGCAAAAACTGGCGGCCGGCATCAGTACCGAATTCATCCGCCAACTCGGCGAAGAAGTCTACGACGAGATGATCGTCTCCAAGATCTGGCCCGGCACCAAAGCCCTCACCCAGGAGCACCTCAAGTCAGGCCGTCAGGTGTGGCTGGTCACCGCCACCCCGGTAGAAGTTGCCGCAGTCATTGCCTCCCGGCTGAACCTGACGGGTGCCTTGGGCACCGTCGCCGAGAGCGAAGATGGCATCTACACAGGGCATCTAGTGGGCGAGATCCTGCATGGGGCCGCTAAGGGCCGCGCCATTGAAGCCCTCGCTGTCACCGAAGGTCTGGATCTGTCCCGCTGCTGGGCGTACAGCGATTCCTACAACGACATCCCTCTACTGACGGCCGTGGGCAATCCCGTAGCCATCAATCCGGACGCGAAGTTGCGCAAGCACGCCCGCGACAACAACTGGCCCATCTACGACTACCGCTCAGGACGCCGTGCGGCCACGCTAGGACTCAAGGCGGCCACAGTCGCCGGAGGAGTCTACGGGCTCTGGAAGGGCATCTCCATGGTCCGCAAGCGCTAA
- a CDS encoding 30S ribosomal protein bS22, translated as MGSVVKKRRKRMSKKKHRKQLRKTRHQRRNKK; from the coding sequence ATGGGTTCAGTAGTTAAGAAGCGCCGCAAGCGGATGTCCAAGAAGAAGCACCGCAAGCAGCTTCGCAAGACGCGTCACCAGCGTCGCAATAAGAAGTAA
- a CDS encoding helix-turn-helix domain-containing protein, with protein sequence MTQEQNFSDVHFLTVQEVAELMRVSKMTIYRMVHAGELPAVRFGRSYRVPANAVESFLKDAVVDRTKTQGPPSSAHAG encoded by the coding sequence ATGACGCAGGAGCAAAATTTCTCCGATGTTCACTTCTTGACGGTGCAAGAAGTGGCCGAACTCATGCGTGTTTCGAAGATGACCATCTACCGCATGGTGCACGCCGGCGAGCTGCCCGCAGTGCGTTTCGGAAGGTCATATCGGGTCCCCGCCAACGCCGTCGAAAGCTTCCTGAAAGATGCCGTGGTTGATCGCACAAAGACGCAAGGACCTCCCAGTTCGGCGCATGCAGGGTAA
- a CDS encoding 3-deoxy-7-phosphoheptulonate synthase, whose protein sequence is MSISAVTEPIRTNTTANLRVSQFTELPSPSQLGEKLPLDAHASNVVERGRDQVRAIMAGLDDRLLVVVGPCSIHDTKAGLEYARRLVETAKAHEEDLLIVMRAYFEKPRTTVGWKGLINDPALDGSHDVATGLEMARDFLLQVAALGLPTGTEFLEPISPQYTAELISWGAIGARTTESQIHRQLTSGLSMPVGFKNGTDGDLQVALDACNAASAAQTFLGIDGEGRASLVSTAGNQDTHVILRGGRKGPNYKAADVAQASAEAAAQGVNPRLIVDASHANSGKSHHRQAEVALEIGAQLESDDASAHTIAGVMLESFLVGGAQSLDVEEVAAGTAELTYGQSVTDACMDWEVTAKVLAKLADASRSRRNNAASV, encoded by the coding sequence ATGAGCATCTCAGCAGTCACCGAACCCATCCGTACCAACACCACAGCCAACCTGCGGGTCAGTCAGTTCACCGAACTGCCGTCTCCGTCCCAGCTGGGCGAAAAGCTGCCGCTTGACGCACACGCCAGCAACGTCGTCGAACGTGGCCGTGACCAGGTCCGGGCCATCATGGCCGGCCTCGATGACAGGTTGCTGGTGGTGGTGGGGCCGTGCTCCATCCATGACACTAAGGCTGGTTTGGAATACGCCCGCCGCCTGGTGGAGACGGCCAAGGCCCACGAGGAAGACCTGCTGATCGTGATGCGCGCGTACTTCGAAAAGCCGCGGACCACCGTGGGCTGGAAGGGCCTGATCAACGATCCCGCCCTGGACGGCAGCCACGATGTAGCCACGGGCCTGGAAATGGCACGCGACTTCCTGCTGCAGGTGGCCGCCCTGGGCCTGCCCACGGGCACCGAATTCCTGGAACCGATCAGCCCGCAGTACACGGCCGAGCTGATCTCCTGGGGTGCCATTGGGGCGCGCACCACGGAAAGCCAGATCCACCGCCAGCTCACCTCGGGACTGTCCATGCCGGTTGGCTTCAAGAACGGCACCGACGGCGATCTGCAGGTTGCCCTCGACGCCTGCAACGCGGCCAGCGCGGCACAGACCTTCCTTGGCATTGACGGCGAAGGCCGCGCCTCCCTGGTCAGCACGGCCGGCAACCAGGACACTCATGTGATCCTGCGCGGCGGACGCAAGGGACCAAACTACAAGGCTGCCGATGTGGCCCAGGCTTCCGCCGAAGCCGCCGCCCAGGGCGTTAATCCGCGCCTCATTGTGGACGCCAGCCATGCCAATTCGGGCAAAAGTCACCACCGCCAGGCTGAGGTGGCTCTGGAAATCGGTGCCCAGCTCGAATCCGACGATGCCTCAGCGCACACAATTGCCGGTGTCATGTTGGAAAGTTTCTTAGTGGGTGGCGCACAGAGCCTGGACGTGGAAGAGGTTGCCGCAGGTACAGCTGAGCTGACGTACGGCCAGAGCGTCACGGACGCCTGCATGGACTGGGAGGTCACAGCGAAAGTGTTGGCCAAGCTGGCCGACGCCTCACGCTCGCGCCGCAATAATGCAGCCTCCGTCTGA
- a CDS encoding acetylxylan esterase produces MPLFDMPVEQLRSYSSGAKKPADFDAFWDETIAEAREFPLDASFAPVENLLPVIDSFDVSFAGFGGATIKGWLHLPATRTAGEKLPVVIQYIGYSGGRGLVQQDTAWAQAGYAHFIMDTRGQGYGGLLGDTADPHASAGHVAYPGLMTRGISSREDYYYRRAYVDAFRAIEAAQAHPEVAGSNVIVTGISQGGGLAIAAAGLAAGRLDGVIAVMADVPFLQDFPRSIDLAARGPYPEIATFLKRHRHDYDNVLAVLNYFDGVHLARRCAVPALYSAAGMDDVCPASGVYASFNGYGSEAPAPPAKEMEYYRFNNHEGGQEHHWLRQLHYVANLLAE; encoded by the coding sequence ATGCCGCTTTTTGATATGCCAGTTGAACAGCTTCGGAGCTATTCCTCGGGGGCCAAAAAGCCAGCGGACTTTGACGCCTTCTGGGACGAGACTATTGCCGAGGCTCGCGAATTTCCACTGGACGCCAGCTTCGCCCCAGTGGAAAATCTCCTGCCCGTCATTGACAGCTTTGACGTGTCCTTTGCCGGCTTTGGTGGCGCCACCATCAAGGGCTGGCTGCACCTACCCGCCACCCGCACCGCCGGCGAAAAGCTGCCCGTGGTCATTCAATACATTGGCTATTCCGGCGGCCGCGGCCTAGTGCAACAAGACACTGCCTGGGCGCAGGCCGGTTATGCGCATTTCATCATGGACACGCGAGGTCAGGGCTATGGCGGGCTGCTCGGTGACACCGCCGATCCGCACGCATCAGCCGGACACGTGGCCTACCCCGGCCTCATGACCCGCGGCATCAGCTCCCGTGAGGACTACTACTACCGCCGCGCGTACGTGGACGCCTTCCGCGCCATTGAGGCCGCACAGGCACACCCGGAGGTTGCCGGCTCCAACGTCATTGTCACCGGCATCAGCCAAGGTGGCGGCCTGGCCATTGCGGCTGCAGGATTAGCCGCAGGGAGGCTCGACGGCGTCATTGCCGTGATGGCCGACGTCCCCTTCCTGCAGGATTTCCCCCGCTCCATCGACCTCGCCGCCCGCGGCCCCTACCCCGAAATTGCCACGTTCCTCAAGCGCCACCGCCATGACTATGACAACGTGCTTGCCGTGCTGAACTACTTCGACGGCGTGCACCTCGCCCGCCGCTGCGCCGTTCCGGCGCTGTACTCGGCCGCCGGTATGGATGACGTCTGCCCGGCGTCGGGCGTGTATGCCTCGTTCAACGGCTACGGCAGTGAGGCCCCGGCCCCGCCCGCCAAGGAGATGGAGTACTACCGCTTTAACAACCACGAAGGCGGCCAGGAACACCACTGGCTCAGGCAGCTTCATTACGTGGCCAATTTGCTGGCCGAATAA
- a CDS encoding NAD(P)/FAD-dependent oxidoreductase: MVSAKAPEHVVVVGAGIIGLSTAWYLQEQGIKVTVVDRGEVASGSSWGNAGWLTPALTLPLSEPSVLTYGLKAMLDPASPLYVPFSTDPTLLKFLLGFARNCTPGKWRAAMTVFAEIGRTGMDAFDELAAGTPVVAEKTHPAQPFLTGFASLKDRDALVKEFHVIRETGGEVDFNLLSGAEIRQLEPTLGAGVVAGIAIAKQRFIDPPAFMASLAETVVARGATLTTAFTVFDVRDTGTGVDVIGSEGRLLKADAVVLATGAWLGTLARKFGVKRVVQAGRGYSFTVVPEAMPSHPIYFPAQRVACTPLGDRFRVAGMMEFRNADAPLDPRRIKAIVEAASPMFTGINWEDRAEEWVGSRPCTTDGFPLVGATRSPRVHVAGGHGMWGIALGPLTGKMVAAGLTGNTPPATMRHFNPLR; encoded by the coding sequence GTGGTCAGTGCAAAGGCGCCTGAGCATGTGGTTGTTGTTGGTGCGGGAATCATTGGATTATCCACCGCCTGGTACTTGCAGGAGCAGGGTATCAAGGTCACGGTGGTTGACCGCGGCGAGGTAGCCTCGGGATCGTCCTGGGGCAACGCCGGCTGGCTGACCCCGGCGCTGACCCTGCCCCTGAGTGAACCGTCCGTGCTGACGTACGGGCTCAAGGCCATGCTCGATCCGGCCTCTCCTTTATATGTCCCGTTCTCCACCGACCCGACGCTTCTTAAATTCCTACTGGGGTTTGCCCGCAACTGCACGCCAGGCAAGTGGCGGGCCGCCATGACCGTGTTCGCCGAGATTGGCCGCACCGGCATGGACGCCTTTGACGAGCTGGCCGCAGGAACTCCGGTAGTGGCCGAGAAGACCCACCCTGCGCAGCCGTTCTTGACCGGCTTCGCGTCGCTGAAGGACCGCGACGCCCTGGTCAAGGAATTTCACGTCATCCGGGAAACCGGTGGCGAGGTGGACTTCAACCTCCTGAGTGGCGCTGAGATTCGCCAGCTCGAACCAACGCTGGGGGCCGGTGTTGTTGCCGGCATCGCAATTGCTAAACAGCGCTTCATCGACCCTCCGGCCTTCATGGCCTCACTGGCCGAAACCGTGGTGGCCCGTGGCGCCACTCTGACCACCGCATTCACGGTGTTTGACGTCCGCGACACCGGCACGGGGGTTGATGTAATTGGCTCGGAAGGGCGCTTGCTCAAGGCCGACGCCGTCGTCCTTGCCACGGGTGCCTGGCTGGGGACCCTCGCCCGCAAGTTCGGCGTTAAACGCGTGGTGCAGGCAGGGCGCGGCTATAGTTTCACAGTGGTTCCCGAGGCCATGCCCAGCCATCCCATCTACTTCCCGGCGCAGCGGGTTGCCTGCACGCCGCTCGGGGACAGGTTTCGGGTGGCGGGCATGATGGAGTTCCGCAACGCCGACGCACCCCTGGACCCGAGGCGCATCAAGGCCATTGTGGAGGCAGCCTCACCCATGTTTACGGGCATCAACTGGGAGGACCGTGCCGAGGAATGGGTCGGCTCACGGCCCTGCACCACTGACGGTTTCCCGCTGGTGGGGGCCACCCGTTCCCCTCGCGTCCATGTTGCCGGCGGTCACGGCATGTGGGGGATCGCGCTGGGCCCGCTCACCGGAAAAATGGTCGCGGCCGGGCTGACGGGAAACACTCCGCCAGCCACCATGCGCCACTTTAATCCGTTGCGCTAG
- a CDS encoding FGGY-family carbohydrate kinase — translation MDRRHRPDPQTAHCSEHRTSGDHVGAVGSHDTASAVAAVPAAAPNFTNERGVDGTTRYLRNVGGLWLLSESMRTWEQDALQGNKHDAGTPASSDSLATLSLPGLLAAAAAELTGGPLIDVDSEDFIAPGNMPERIRAAVSATGGTLATRPAAVVRCIMDSLAAAYATTVAQAQELSGKTVDVIHIVGGGSQNDLLCQLTANATGLPVVAGPVEATALGNVLIQARAAGAAPRALQDLRAIVAASLPGKNYQPQL, via the coding sequence GTGGATCGGCGCCACCGGCCGGATCCTCAGACCGCCCATTGCAGCGAGCACCGGACCTCCGGAGACCACGTTGGGGCCGTCGGCTCGCACGACACCGCCTCCGCCGTGGCCGCCGTTCCCGCCGCAGCCCCGAATTTCACTAACGAGCGCGGTGTGGACGGCACCACCCGCTACCTGCGCAATGTGGGCGGACTGTGGCTGCTGAGCGAGTCAATGCGCACTTGGGAACAGGACGCTCTGCAAGGCAATAAGCACGACGCCGGGACCCCGGCGTCCAGCGATTCGCTCGCCACGCTGTCCCTCCCTGGGCTACTGGCTGCTGCGGCTGCCGAGCTAACCGGGGGGCCGCTTATCGATGTGGATTCCGAGGACTTTATTGCTCCCGGAAACATGCCAGAGCGTATCCGTGCCGCGGTCAGCGCAACGGGAGGGACGCTGGCAACCCGGCCAGCCGCCGTCGTACGTTGCATTATGGACAGCTTGGCAGCTGCCTACGCCACAACGGTTGCGCAGGCGCAGGAGCTTTCCGGAAAAACGGTGGACGTCATCCACATTGTGGGCGGCGGATCACAAAATGACCTTCTATGTCAGCTCACAGCCAACGCCACTGGCCTGCCTGTTGTGGCCGGGCCTGTGGAGGCCACGGCGCTTGGCAACGTGCTGATCCAAGCGCGGGCGGCAGGGGCAGCACCCAGGGCGCTGCAGGATTTGCGGGCGATCGTCGCGGCCAGCCTTCCGGGGAAGAATTACCAGCCCCAGCTCTGA
- the gdhA gene encoding NADP-specific glutamate dehydrogenase: MDTRLEAIREQVLARNPGEKEFHQAVLEVFESLGPVLDKHPEFVDAAVLQRLCEPERQIIFRVPWMDDAGRVQINRGFRVEFNSALGPYKGGLRFHPSVYLGIVKFLGFEQIFKNALTGMPIGGGKGGSDFDPRGKSDGEVMRFCQSFMTELYRHIGEYTDVPAGDIGVGGREIGYLFGQYKRITNRYESGVLTGKGIGWGGSLVRPEATGFGTVMFTQEMLKTRGTSLDGQRVVVSGSGNVATFAIAKAQQLGAKVVACSDSSGYIVDENGIDVPLLRQIKEKERGRLKEYAVRRGSSVSYVEGGSVWDVNASVALPCATQNELNTEAATRMVKNGLFAVAEGANMPSTSGAVAVFQEAGILFAPGKAANAGGVATSALEMQQNASRDAWTFEHTEERLHQIMIGIHDRCAETADTYGSPGNYVVGANIAGFVKVADAMLAQGLI, from the coding sequence ATGGATACCAGGCTCGAAGCCATCCGGGAGCAAGTTTTAGCTCGTAACCCCGGCGAAAAAGAATTCCACCAGGCTGTTTTGGAAGTTTTCGAAAGCCTTGGCCCAGTTTTGGATAAACATCCAGAATTCGTCGACGCAGCCGTGCTGCAGCGTTTGTGCGAGCCTGAGCGTCAGATCATCTTCCGCGTGCCGTGGATGGATGATGCTGGCCGTGTGCAGATCAACCGTGGCTTCCGCGTGGAGTTCAACTCGGCACTTGGCCCGTACAAGGGCGGCCTGCGCTTCCACCCTTCCGTGTACTTGGGCATTGTGAAGTTCCTCGGTTTCGAGCAGATCTTCAAGAACGCCTTGACGGGTATGCCCATCGGCGGCGGCAAGGGCGGTTCCGACTTTGACCCGCGCGGCAAGTCCGACGGGGAAGTTATGCGCTTCTGCCAGAGCTTCATGACCGAGCTGTACCGCCACATCGGCGAGTACACCGACGTTCCCGCAGGCGATATTGGTGTTGGCGGTCGCGAAATCGGCTACCTCTTCGGCCAGTACAAGCGCATCACCAACCGCTACGAGTCCGGCGTTTTGACCGGTAAGGGCATCGGCTGGGGTGGCTCCTTGGTGCGTCCGGAAGCCACCGGCTTCGGCACCGTTATGTTCACCCAGGAAATGCTGAAGACTCGCGGCACCTCCCTCGATGGGCAGCGCGTAGTCGTTTCAGGTTCCGGCAACGTTGCAACTTTCGCCATCGCGAAGGCTCAGCAGCTCGGTGCCAAGGTTGTGGCTTGCTCGGATTCCTCCGGCTACATTGTGGACGAGAACGGTATTGACGTTCCCCTCCTGCGCCAGATCAAGGAAAAAGAGCGTGGACGCCTGAAGGAATACGCAGTGCGCCGCGGTTCCTCGGTTAGCTACGTTGAGGGCGGTTCTGTCTGGGACGTCAACGCCTCCGTTGCCCTTCCCTGTGCCACGCAGAACGAACTCAACACCGAGGCTGCAACCCGCATGGTGAAGAATGGCCTCTTCGCCGTTGCTGAAGGCGCCAACATGCCTTCCACCAGTGGTGCCGTTGCCGTCTTCCAGGAAGCTGGCATCCTGTTCGCTCCGGGCAAGGCAGCCAACGCCGGTGGCGTGGCCACCTCCGCTCTGGAAATGCAGCAGAACGCCAGCCGCGACGCATGGACGTTCGAGCACACGGAAGAGCGCCTGCACCAGATCATGATCGGCATTCATGACCGTTGCGCCGAGACCGCAGACACCTACGGCTCTCCGGGTAACTACGTGGTTGGCGCCAACATTGCCGGCTTCGTCAAGGTTGCCGACGCCATGCTGGCACAGGGCCTGATCTAG
- a CDS encoding ArsR/SmtB family transcription factor: MVVEKVFAVIAESTRRDLLEALAQESKSVGQLVDELGVSQPTVSKHLRVLREAGVVSMRAQGQKRYYGINTEPLALVSTWLQSLGAGATTGATTGAATLLVARNGAAVAAPAVDSSAVASRPAKHREVAAAPLVVAPVSMAPSTAASDPISGETAVPVRTEAVKVSAEPASNGSAPAVPETPAAQTPSAPSKPAEVVPFGSVQSGVVQANENDGGAPGQFSRSVGRAANKAADLLSNLPALPTFKRRKN, from the coding sequence ATGGTTGTTGAAAAAGTCTTTGCGGTGATCGCCGAAAGCACCCGCCGAGATCTTTTGGAAGCCCTTGCTCAAGAGAGTAAATCGGTGGGGCAGCTTGTGGACGAGCTCGGGGTTTCCCAGCCAACTGTCTCCAAGCATTTGCGAGTACTTCGTGAAGCCGGTGTGGTGTCCATGCGTGCTCAGGGGCAGAAGCGTTACTACGGCATTAACACTGAGCCGCTTGCCCTGGTGTCCACGTGGCTGCAGTCCCTCGGGGCCGGTGCCACCACTGGTGCCACCACTGGTGCCGCTACACTTTTGGTTGCCCGCAACGGTGCCGCTGTTGCGGCGCCAGCCGTAGATTCTTCAGCTGTCGCGTCCCGGCCTGCTAAGCATCGCGAGGTTGCTGCGGCTCCGCTGGTTGTAGCGCCAGTGTCCATGGCGCCGAGCACGGCCGCTTCGGATCCTATTAGCGGTGAGACAGCTGTACCTGTTCGTACTGAGGCAGTGAAAGTTTCCGCCGAGCCGGCATCGAACGGTTCGGCTCCCGCAGTTCCAGAAACTCCGGCGGCGCAGACTCCCTCGGCCCCAAGTAAGCCTGCCGAGGTTGTGCCGTTTGGCAGTGTGCAGTCCGGCGTTGTTCAGGCGAATGAGAACGACGGCGGCGCGCCAGGACAATTCAGCCGTAGCGTAGGCAGGGCTGCGAACAAGGCGGCTGACTTGCTGTCCAACTTGCCAGCGTTGCCCACGTTTAAACGGCGCAAAAACTAA
- a CDS encoding GDSL-type esterase/lipase family protein: protein MINKLRTAALLLLCAIFIVAVSGDGGTASHAARNKVLAAAPEPGTSEALTPGPTTGREGPDAASLAGWGLAEGAVLALAGDSIASGEGGRRYLAGTDLRNDRCHRSARGLGLAMFGRENVLNMACSRAKIANFYHAQPPSEWTENPPAAQLESLHAAAPDVTLVIVGANDIGFPMLLDQCVVAVADCSLDADLAAGTQTRITGLGPALVQLYRDLRKAVAGQIWIPAYPDLLHGRDDCGRIAESERIFGGLVVASLNSQIQRSVEQANEGLPEAARLTFIAGTETVLDGHSVCSPDPWVHSAGTTSLLEAASNQSQAQELLHPTAVGYSALTQALAEHHR, encoded by the coding sequence ATGATCAACAAATTGCGCACGGCAGCTTTGTTGCTGCTGTGCGCAATTTTCATTGTGGCGGTCTCCGGCGACGGGGGAACTGCCAGTCACGCGGCGCGGAACAAGGTGCTCGCGGCGGCTCCTGAACCTGGCACTTCAGAAGCTCTCACACCAGGGCCTACCACCGGGCGCGAGGGGCCTGACGCCGCGTCACTCGCGGGCTGGGGGCTGGCGGAGGGTGCCGTATTGGCGTTAGCTGGCGACTCCATTGCCTCAGGCGAAGGCGGCCGGCGCTACCTGGCCGGGACCGACCTTCGCAACGACCGCTGCCACCGCAGCGCCAGAGGCCTGGGCCTGGCCATGTTCGGCCGGGAAAATGTGTTGAACATGGCGTGTTCCCGTGCCAAGATCGCCAATTTCTATCACGCCCAGCCGCCCAGTGAGTGGACGGAAAATCCCCCCGCGGCGCAGCTGGAGAGCTTACATGCCGCCGCCCCAGATGTGACCTTGGTCATTGTCGGCGCGAACGATATTGGCTTCCCAATGCTCCTGGACCAGTGCGTCGTGGCGGTTGCAGATTGTTCACTGGATGCAGACCTCGCTGCGGGAACGCAGACGAGAATTACTGGCTTGGGACCGGCCCTTGTGCAGCTGTACCGCGATCTCCGGAAGGCTGTGGCTGGACAGATTTGGATCCCGGCCTACCCGGATCTGCTCCATGGCCGGGACGATTGCGGGCGGATCGCGGAATCCGAGCGAATCTTTGGCGGGTTAGTTGTGGCCTCACTTAATAGCCAAATCCAGCGGTCGGTTGAGCAGGCCAATGAGGGACTTCCAGAAGCTGCCCGTCTGACCTTTATTGCAGGCACCGAGACAGTGCTCGATGGTCACAGCGTCTGCTCACCAGATCCTTGGGTACATTCCGCGGGAACGACAAGCTTGCTCGAGGCCGCTAGCAACCAATCTCAGGCACAAGAACTACTTCACCCCACCGCCGTCGGATATTCAGCGTTGACCCAAGCTTTGGCGGAACATCACCGCTGA